Proteins encoded within one genomic window of Arachis ipaensis cultivar K30076 chromosome B08, Araip1.1, whole genome shotgun sequence:
- the LOC107610754 gene encoding putative RING-H2 finger protein ATL19, with translation MAEFTELFPMGKQLDELKYVYQYIFTINFQSILVVCVIVTLFFFIFYQIFHGMFFWFLELRLNNELLDLEGANYLTSGAAPSNNHVTLFEVLIHTNSWNMADILEEGDFDKDRGPKLRALMKLPPLVRYGMHGTTKNNDCPICLEDFNAGQFCQIFPSCKHMYHSNCIDSWLKKKLTCPVCRSCIVSR, from the coding sequence ATGGCTGAGTTCACAGAACTATTCCCAATGGGAAAACAGCTAGATGAATTGAAGTATGTGTATCAATACATCTTCACAATTAATTTTCAAAGTATATTGGTTGTTTGTGTCATagtcacattgttcttcttcataTTCTACCAAATATTCCATGGCATGTTCTTTTGGTTCTTGGAACTACGGTTGAATAACGAGTTGCTTGATCTCGAAGGAGCAAATTATCTAACGTCCGGAGCTGCACCCAGTAATAACCATGTTACCCTCTTCGAAGTTCTCATCCATACCAATAGTTGGAATATGGCAGATATCTTAGAGGAAGGTGATTTCGACAAGGATAGAGGACCAAAGCTTAGAGCGTTGATGAAATTGCCCCCATTGGTGAGATATGGAATGCATGGTACAACAAAAAATAATGACTGTCCCATTTGCTTGGAAGATTTTAATGCTGGCCAATTTTGCCAAATATTTCCATCTTGCAAACACATGTATCATTCAAATTGTATAGATagttggttgaagaagaagctaaCATGCCCAGTTTGTCGTAGTTGTATTGTGTCAAGATGA